One window of Phycisphaerae bacterium genomic DNA carries:
- a CDS encoding UDP-glucose/GDP-mannose dehydrogenase family protein, with amino-acid sequence MKITVVGCGYVGLVTGACLAETGNHVVCVDKDGGRVEMLRRGKLPLYELGLDDLVVHNLEAGRLEFVTDLAAAVRRSELIFIAVGTPPNPDGSADLSAVWAVADGIAEALDHACIVVVKSTVPVGTSAKVAERIGAKTSQSFQIANNPEFLREGLAIDDFNRPDRVVVGVDRPETGEVLRELYLPFLRTNNPFIVTDLQTSELIKYVSNAMLA; translated from the coding sequence ATGAAGATTACGGTGGTCGGCTGCGGTTATGTGGGCCTGGTGACCGGGGCGTGTCTGGCTGAGACGGGCAATCACGTGGTGTGCGTGGACAAGGATGGTGGGCGGGTTGAGATGCTTCGGCGGGGCAAGTTGCCGCTGTATGAGCTGGGGCTGGACGATCTGGTGGTCCACAACCTGGAGGCGGGGCGGCTGGAATTTGTGACCGACCTGGCGGCGGCGGTCCGGCGGAGCGAGTTGATCTTTATCGCGGTTGGGACGCCGCCGAATCCGGATGGTTCGGCGGACCTGTCGGCGGTGTGGGCGGTGGCTGATGGCATCGCTGAGGCGTTGGATCATGCCTGTATCGTGGTGGTCAAGAGCACGGTGCCGGTGGGGACGTCGGCGAAGGTGGCCGAGCGGATTGGGGCAAAGACCAGCCAGAGTTTCCAGATTGCCAATAATCCGGAATTTTTACGGGAAGGGCTGGCTATCGACGATTTCAACCGGCCGGACCGGGTGGTTGTGGGGGTCGATCGGCCGGAGACGGGCGAGGTGTTGCGCGAGTTGTACCTGCCCTTCCTGCGGACGAATAACCCCTTTATTGTCACGGATTTGCAGACCAGCGAGTTGATCAAGTACGTTTCGAACGCCATGCTGGC
- a CDS encoding DegT/DnrJ/EryC1/StrS family aminotransferase, which translates to MDPIPLLDLKAQYQTLKDGMIPAICEVLESQICIGGPKVAELEKAVAAMCDCRFAVGVSSGTDALLSSLMSLEVGPGDEVITTPFTFFATAGGVARVGARPVFVDIEPETFNINVTKIEAAVTSATRAIIPVHLFGQMVDMDPLMAIGGRYKLAVIEDAAQSIIATYRGKKAGSIGTVGCLSFFPSKNLGSVGDAGMVVTNDEALHQRLTIMRNHGMEPKYFHHYVGGNFRLDAIQAAALLIKLPHLEAWSEARRVKAAYYDERFAGTAVTTTPVKPDRVSVCNYYTIRVANRDQVVAHLRERKIGCEIYYPVPLHLQRCFEYLGHKEGDFPESERAAREVMSLPIYPELTSAMQDRVVEAVLEAAAG; encoded by the coding sequence ATGGACCCGATTCCGCTTCTGGACCTGAAGGCTCAGTATCAGACACTCAAGGACGGGATGATTCCGGCGATTTGCGAGGTGCTGGAGTCGCAGATCTGCATCGGCGGGCCGAAGGTGGCTGAGTTGGAGAAGGCGGTGGCCGCCATGTGCGATTGCCGTTTCGCGGTCGGAGTCTCCAGCGGGACCGATGCCCTGTTGAGCAGCCTGATGAGCCTGGAGGTCGGACCGGGCGATGAGGTGATCACGACGCCGTTTACGTTCTTCGCGACGGCTGGCGGGGTCGCCCGTGTCGGGGCCAGGCCGGTGTTTGTGGACATCGAGCCGGAGACGTTCAATATCAACGTGACGAAGATCGAGGCGGCGGTTACGTCGGCGACCAGGGCGATCATCCCCGTGCACCTGTTCGGGCAGATGGTCGACATGGACCCGCTGATGGCGATTGGGGGGCGCTATAAACTGGCGGTGATTGAGGATGCCGCACAATCTATCATTGCTACTTATAGAGGGAAGAAGGCGGGCAGCATTGGCACGGTGGGGTGTCTGAGCTTCTTTCCGAGCAAGAATCTTGGCAGCGTTGGCGATGCGGGCATGGTGGTGACCAACGATGAGGCGTTGCATCAGCGGCTGACGATCATGCGGAATCACGGCATGGAGCCCAAGTACTTTCATCACTATGTGGGCGGGAATTTCCGGCTGGATGCGATCCAGGCGGCGGCGTTGCTGATCAAGCTGCCGCATCTGGAGGCGTGGTCGGAGGCCCGGCGGGTGAAGGCGGCGTATTACGACGAGCGGTTTGCCGGTACGGCGGTGACCACGACGCCGGTAAAGCCTGATCGGGTAAGCGTTTGTAACTACTATACGATTCGGGTGGCCAATCGCGACCAGGTGGTGGCTCACCTGCGGGAGCGGAAGATCGGCTGTGAGATCTACTATCCGGTACCGCTGCACCTTCAGCGGTGTTTCGAGTATCTGGGCCATAAGGAAGGTGACTTCCCGGAGTCCGAGCGGGCGGCGCGTGAGGTGATGTCGCTGCCGATCTACCCCGAGCTGACCTCGGCGATGCAGGACCGGGTGGTGGAGGCGGTCCTTGAGGCGGCTGCGGGCTGA
- the wecB gene encoding UDP-N-acetylglucosamine 2-epimerase (non-hydrolyzing), translating into MPIKIINVCGARPNFMKIAPLMAAFNDSPRIEPILLHTGQHYDEKMSELFFRQLGIPEPDINLEVGSGSHAAQTARIMERFEPVVIEHKPDYVLVVGDVNSTIACALVATKLGVKVIHVEAGLRSFDRTMPEEINRVLTDAISDLLFVSEPSGVENLRHEGVAEPKIHLVGNVMIDTLMRHRQRADESDILDRLNLQKRQYVFLTLHRPSNVDDPAKLRDLLDALGQISTELPLIFAIHPRTRKNVASFGLQDRLEAHPDIRLQEPFGYLECLKLMNDAAAVITDSGGMQEETTILGVPCLTLRENTERPATITDGTNRLVVPGKQTILAAWRQLNDSPPPADRKPKLWDGNAAARITKVIENHT; encoded by the coding sequence ATGCCCATAAAAATCATCAATGTCTGCGGCGCCCGGCCGAACTTCATGAAGATCGCCCCCCTGATGGCGGCCTTCAACGACTCGCCCAGGATCGAGCCGATCCTCCTCCACACCGGCCAGCACTACGATGAAAAGATGAGCGAGCTGTTCTTCCGTCAGCTCGGAATCCCCGAACCGGACATCAACCTCGAAGTCGGCTCAGGCTCCCACGCCGCCCAGACCGCCCGCATCATGGAACGCTTCGAACCGGTCGTCATCGAGCACAAGCCGGACTACGTCCTGGTCGTCGGCGACGTTAACTCCACCATCGCCTGCGCCCTGGTGGCCACCAAGCTCGGCGTCAAGGTCATCCACGTCGAAGCCGGACTCCGCAGCTTCGACCGCACCATGCCCGAAGAGATCAACCGCGTCCTGACCGACGCCATCAGCGACCTCCTCTTCGTCAGCGAGCCCTCCGGCGTCGAAAACCTACGCCACGAAGGCGTCGCCGAGCCCAAAATCCACCTGGTCGGCAACGTGATGATCGACACCCTCATGCGCCACCGGCAACGCGCCGACGAATCCGACATCCTCGACCGCCTCAACCTCCAGAAACGACAGTATGTCTTCCTGACCCTCCACCGGCCCTCCAACGTGGACGACCCAGCCAAACTCCGCGACCTCCTCGATGCCCTCGGACAGATCTCGACCGAACTGCCCCTGATCTTCGCCATCCACCCGCGGACGCGAAAAAACGTCGCCTCCTTCGGCCTCCAGGACCGCCTCGAGGCCCATCCCGACATCCGCCTCCAGGAACCCTTCGGCTACCTCGAATGCCTCAAGCTCATGAACGACGCCGCCGCCGTCATCACCGACTCGGGCGGCATGCAGGAAGAGACGACCATCCTCGGCGTGCCCTGCCTGACCCTCCGCGAAAACACCGAGCGGCCCGCCACCATCACCGACGGCACCAATCGCCTCGTCGTTCCCGGCAAACAAACCATCCTTGCGGCGTGGCGGCAGCTTAACGATAGCCCGCCTCCCGCGGACCGCAAACCGAAACTCTGGGACGGCAACGCGGCCGCGAGAATTACCAAGGTCATCGAAAATCACACATAG
- a CDS encoding NAD-dependent epimerase/dehydratase family protein yields MNALITGGAGFIGSHLAEKLLNRGYKVTAIDDLSTGSMVNIKHLLERPDFDFVMDTVRNEQIMHLLIEKADVVYHLAAAVGVRLIVEQPVRTIETNIHGSEMALGIANKFRRPIFIASTSEVYGKSDNIPFREDDDTVLGSTRFSRWAYACSKAIDEFLGLAYYYQFRLPVVIGRFFNTVGPRQTGQYGMVVPRFVERALRNEPIEIHGDGKQTRCFCHVDDVTDAVVKLMETPDAAGQVYNIGSDQEISIEDLADRIIEMAGSSSTKKFITYQEAFGRPFDDMLRRVPCLEKVRRKIGYAPRHDLQSIIDSVIASMKQA; encoded by the coding sequence ATGAATGCCCTGATCACCGGCGGAGCCGGATTCATCGGATCCCATCTGGCCGAGAAACTCCTGAACCGCGGCTACAAGGTCACCGCCATCGACGACCTGTCCACCGGCTCGATGGTTAACATCAAGCACCTGCTCGAACGGCCCGACTTCGACTTCGTCATGGACACCGTCCGCAACGAGCAGATCATGCACCTGCTGATCGAAAAGGCCGACGTGGTCTACCACCTCGCCGCCGCCGTCGGCGTCCGCCTGATCGTCGAGCAACCCGTCCGGACCATCGAAACCAACATCCACGGCTCGGAAATGGCCCTCGGCATCGCCAACAAGTTCCGCCGCCCCATCTTCATCGCCAGCACCAGCGAGGTCTACGGCAAGAGCGACAACATCCCCTTCCGCGAGGACGACGACACCGTCCTCGGCTCCACCCGCTTCAGCCGCTGGGCCTACGCCTGCAGCAAGGCCATCGATGAGTTCCTCGGCCTCGCCTACTACTACCAGTTCCGCCTGCCCGTGGTCATCGGCCGGTTCTTTAACACCGTCGGACCGCGACAGACCGGCCAGTACGGCATGGTCGTCCCGCGATTCGTCGAGCGGGCCCTCCGCAACGAGCCCATCGAAATCCACGGCGACGGCAAGCAGACCCGCTGCTTCTGCCATGTCGACGACGTCACCGACGCGGTGGTCAAGCTCATGGAAACCCCCGACGCCGCCGGACAGGTCTACAACATCGGCAGCGACCAGGAAATCTCCATCGAGGACCTCGCCGACCGGATCATCGAAATGGCCGGCTCGTCATCGACCAAGAAGTTCATCACCTACCAGGAGGCGTTCGGCCGTCCGTTCGACGACATGCTCCGACGCGTCCCCTGCCTCGAAAAGGTCCGCCGCAAAATCGGCTACGCCCCGCGCCACGACCTGCAATCCATCATCGACAGCGTGATCGCGTCGATGAAGCAAGCCTGA
- a CDS encoding prepilin-type N-terminal cleavage/methylation domain-containing protein: MQNTQEEIAVRKRNAFTLIELLVVVAIIAMLVGMLMPVMSRARESARRSMCASNLRQVGQTCIQYAQSNREKFPHVQRPTAMIVGTNITPETARYRNLVDESAEDPFSPPAGQTFLKPMSANLWLLCRMAYNPIDPKLFLCPSVTTKAGREDPFDDGGRRDPTFFSDFYTDPQVGPMITYSFHNPWDPGNRWSDVAKPGFVIGGDENNGDSPEGADKTLANSTNHDGEGQNVLRVDASATFEKDRHVGLNKDNIYTSYWVDKGSTGTAPSGTPTASQGSPETYHGVLAARPSDGYFDTVLLPVQHDIMETWNATP; this comes from the coding sequence ATGCAGAACACACAGGAGGAAATAGCCGTGAGAAAAAGGAACGCTTTTACGCTGATCGAGTTGCTGGTGGTGGTGGCGATCATCGCAATGCTGGTGGGCATGCTGATGCCGGTGATGTCGCGAGCCCGAGAGTCCGCGCGGCGCAGCATGTGCGCGAGCAATCTGCGCCAGGTCGGGCAGACGTGCATCCAGTACGCCCAGTCGAACCGGGAGAAGTTTCCGCACGTCCAACGGCCGACTGCGATGATAGTCGGGACCAACATCACTCCGGAGACAGCTCGGTATAGGAATCTCGTGGATGAAAGTGCGGAAGATCCCTTTAGCCCACCCGCTGGGCAGACGTTTCTCAAGCCCATGTCGGCCAATCTCTGGCTGCTGTGCCGGATGGCGTACAATCCGATCGACCCGAAGCTGTTTCTGTGTCCGTCGGTGACAACCAAGGCGGGGCGCGAGGATCCGTTCGATGACGGGGGTCGCCGCGACCCGACGTTTTTTTCCGATTTCTACACGGATCCTCAAGTCGGTCCGATGATCACGTATTCGTTCCACAATCCGTGGGACCCGGGCAACCGGTGGAGCGACGTGGCCAAGCCGGGATTCGTGATCGGTGGCGATGAGAATAACGGCGACAGCCCTGAGGGTGCAGACAAGACCTTGGCCAACAGCACCAACCACGATGGCGAGGGCCAGAATGTTCTGCGGGTTGACGCCAGCGCGACGTTCGAAAAGGACCGGCACGTAGGGCTGAACAAGGATAACATCTATACCTCGTACTGGGTGGACAAGGGCAGTACCGGTACGGCTCCGTCAGGCACTCCGACGGCGTCCCAGGGGTCGCCGGAGACCTATCATGGAGTCCTGGCCGCCCGGCCGTCGGACGGGTATTTCGACACGGTTCTATTGCCGGTGCAGCATGATATCATGGAAACCTGGAACGCTACGCCGTAG
- a CDS encoding prepilin-type N-terminal cleavage/methylation domain-containing protein: MEDTIVKSRRGFTLIELLVVVAIIALLIALLLPALARARELARRSVCGSNLRQIGLATATYGETSQTGGKFPAIPADLTQEFQGTDHDTPADSVWRLIADPYKASTYPSTRFPIMSACMWRLNSLGLTTPAIYLCPSSGRTQIGNDAGGSPKSFSDFACDFDSGAGPMISYSFHNPFASWASSGIGGLRSGFVIGGDENNGPNVVVAGSADQATARSRNHGGSSAEGMNLLKTDASVAWSGSAHGGIEGDNVYTSLRKTDGTSYDNPMAAPGRLDVTPGKAEDTVLLPVMQEVYLTWEDLTQ, from the coding sequence ATGGAGGATACCATCGTGAAATCGAGACGAGGATTTACGTTGATCGAGCTTCTGGTCGTGGTGGCGATCATCGCGTTGTTGATCGCGCTGTTGCTGCCGGCGCTGGCGAGGGCGAGGGAGCTTGCCCGGCGCAGCGTGTGCGGGTCGAACCTCCGTCAGATTGGCCTGGCCACCGCTACCTACGGCGAGACATCGCAGACTGGTGGGAAGTTCCCGGCGATACCGGCGGACTTGACACAGGAATTCCAGGGTACGGATCACGACACCCCGGCCGATAGTGTCTGGCGGCTGATCGCCGATCCCTACAAGGCGAGCACTTATCCGAGCACTCGGTTTCCGATCATGTCGGCGTGCATGTGGCGGCTGAACTCTTTGGGCCTGACCACGCCGGCGATTTACCTGTGCCCCTCCTCCGGACGGACGCAGATCGGCAACGACGCGGGCGGTTCGCCAAAGAGCTTCAGCGACTTTGCGTGCGACTTCGACAGCGGTGCGGGCCCGATGATTTCCTATTCCTTCCATAATCCGTTCGCGAGCTGGGCGTCGAGCGGTATTGGGGGCTTGCGGTCCGGTTTTGTGATCGGAGGCGACGAGAACAACGGGCCGAACGTCGTGGTGGCTGGTAGTGCGGACCAGGCGACGGCACGGAGCCGAAACCACGGAGGCTCCAGTGCTGAGGGCATGAACCTCCTGAAGACCGACGCCAGTGTGGCCTGGAGCGGGAGCGCCCACGGCGGGATCGAAGGCGACAACGTGTACACGTCGCTGCGCAAGACTGACGGCACATCTTATGACAACCCGATGGCGGCACCCGGGCGGCTGGACGTTACTCCGGGCAAGGCGGAGGATACGGTGTTGTTGCCGGTGATGCAGGAGGTCTACTTGACCTGGGAAGACCTGACGCAGTAG
- a CDS encoding DUF1559 domain-containing protein codes for MRARQKAFTLIELLVVVAIIALLVAMLLPSLAKARELARRSQCGSNLKQIHTALHEYAGDNRGLYSRIQPGDDDGFSIATENSLTAAGGNPSGNLLNQLDLAVDPVSSSAGFFLGTDSRSWTSSLWLLVRGQFAEPDLFACPSDQGGGQRANMVDGDEDDPDAVTGPEYFTAFPFGAYRTGPVTGRISYSYINPWREASFRGAWSPEADMRMVIGGDQNNGSDPTVRNGAELPTYEQLNGTVNSRNHAGEGQNIQYGDGHVEWEMSPYVGVNGDNVYTSLWDVTGTGVSGAGPDTAPQDFGGVRNVNNRDGTYYDCVLLPSDNNILTASGAEWTVQVNLRGED; via the coding sequence ATGAGAGCCAGACAGAAAGCATTCACGCTGATCGAGCTTCTGGTGGTGGTGGCGATCATCGCGCTGCTGGTGGCGATGCTGTTGCCGTCACTGGCCAAGGCGAGGGAACTGGCCCGGCGTTCCCAGTGCGGATCGAATCTCAAGCAGATTCACACCGCGTTGCACGAATACGCCGGGGACAACCGCGGGTTGTATTCGCGAATCCAGCCCGGCGATGACGATGGGTTCAGCATTGCCACCGAAAACTCGCTGACGGCCGCCGGAGGCAACCCGAGCGGCAATCTGCTTAACCAGCTAGACCTTGCGGTGGATCCGGTCTCGTCGTCGGCTGGCTTCTTTCTCGGGACGGACAGCCGGTCCTGGACGTCGAGCCTCTGGCTGCTGGTCAGGGGCCAGTTCGCCGAACCAGACTTGTTTGCCTGCCCGAGCGATCAGGGTGGAGGGCAGAGGGCGAACATGGTCGACGGCGACGAGGATGACCCTGACGCCGTGACGGGTCCGGAGTACTTCACCGCGTTTCCGTTCGGCGCCTATCGCACCGGGCCGGTGACGGGCCGGATTTCGTACTCGTACATCAACCCGTGGCGTGAGGCGAGCTTCCGGGGCGCCTGGTCGCCGGAGGCGGACATGCGGATGGTGATCGGCGGCGATCAGAACAACGGGTCGGACCCGACGGTCCGCAACGGAGCTGAGTTGCCGACCTACGAGCAGCTCAATGGCACGGTCAACTCGAGGAATCACGCCGGCGAAGGTCAGAACATCCAGTACGGCGACGGCCACGTCGAGTGGGAGATGAGCCCGTACGTGGGGGTCAACGGCGACAACGTCTACACGTCGCTGTGGGACGTAACGGGCACGGGCGTCAGCGGCGCCGGTCCCGATACCGCACCGCAGGATTTCGGCGGGGTGCGGAACGTGAACAACCGGGACGGGACGTACTACGATTGCGTGCTGCTTCCCTCGGACAACAATATCCTGACCGCGAGCGGCGCGGAGTGGACGGTCCAGGTGAATCTGCGGGGCGAGGATTAG
- a CDS encoding ABC transporter permease subunit, giving the protein MKMATAKSGRRRMLREDTAAAVAFLAPSLFGFLAFVLIPVLFSLVMAFTNWDLTYREPFAFVGLDNFRSLLWGEESLQFWKYFLNTLYLMMGLPVSIAGSLALALLIHRPIRIGWGRAGRFWMGLVCLAVGAVVAWLLAWMGLADTAFWVAVVALVAGLGAWAGAVFFRTMFYLPHVTAGVAMFILWKNLYNPDFGLINGILRNFIGISVRTARSLPAVVSLSMEGLIAVAMLWAIVRIWRRAISESEGMSVWVLLRSILLTLAAVMAAGLLAAALWLLPAAGRVELPGWLLSVENLWGLSPERIALDQRFFGLGARDALVFMGIWMAVGGTNMLLYLAGLGQVPEELYDAAAVDGAGRWPTFRHVTWPALAPTTFLVLVISLAAGFQGGFEQARVMTGGGPAGTTVTLGYYIYLTGFQEFRLGMASAISWLMFAVVFGMTLLAWRHGRSVLDERA; this is encoded by the coding sequence ATGAAGATGGCCACAGCCAAATCCGGTCGCCGCAGGATGTTGCGGGAGGACACAGCCGCCGCGGTTGCGTTTTTGGCTCCAAGCCTGTTCGGCTTTCTCGCCTTCGTGCTGATCCCGGTGCTCTTTTCGCTGGTCATGGCGTTTACGAACTGGGATCTGACCTATCGCGAGCCGTTCGCCTTCGTGGGGTTGGACAATTTCCGATCGTTGCTCTGGGGCGAAGAGTCCCTGCAGTTCTGGAAATACTTCCTGAATACGCTTTATCTGATGATGGGATTGCCGGTGAGCATCGCCGGGTCGCTGGCGTTGGCGCTGCTGATCCATCGGCCGATCCGGATCGGCTGGGGTCGCGCCGGCCGATTTTGGATGGGTCTGGTGTGTCTGGCGGTGGGGGCGGTCGTGGCCTGGCTTCTGGCTTGGATGGGCTTGGCGGACACAGCGTTCTGGGTGGCGGTGGTGGCTTTGGTGGCGGGCCTTGGGGCGTGGGCGGGGGCTGTGTTCTTCCGGACGATGTTTTATCTTCCGCACGTGACGGCTGGGGTGGCGATGTTCATCCTGTGGAAGAACCTCTACAACCCGGATTTCGGCTTGATTAACGGAATCCTGAGGAATTTTATCGGAATTTCTGTCCGGACTGCACGTTCATTGCCGGCGGTGGTGTCTTTGTCTATGGAAGGGCTGATTGCGGTCGCCATGCTCTGGGCGATAGTCCGGATCTGGCGGCGGGCGATCAGCGAAAGCGAAGGAATGTCAGTATGGGTGCTTTTGAGGTCCATCCTGCTCACGCTTGCCGCGGTCATGGCCGCAGGCCTGTTGGCGGCGGCGTTGTGGTTGCTGCCGGCTGCGGGGCGGGTGGAGTTGCCGGGATGGCTTTTGAGCGTGGAGAATTTGTGGGGGTTGAGTCCCGAGCGGATCGCGTTGGACCAGCGGTTTTTCGGGTTGGGCGCGCGGGATGCGTTGGTGTTCATGGGGATATGGATGGCGGTGGGGGGGACGAACATGCTGTTGTACCTGGCCGGTCTGGGCCAGGTGCCCGAGGAGTTGTACGACGCCGCCGCGGTCGACGGGGCGGGGCGGTGGCCGACTTTCCGGCACGTGACGTGGCCGGCCTTGGCCCCGACGACGTTTCTGGTGCTGGTGATTTCGCTGGCGGCTGGGTTTCAGGGCGGTTTCGAGCAGGCGCGGGTGATGACGGGGGGCGGACCGGCGGGCACGACGGTGACGCTGGGGTATTACATCTATCTGACCGGGTTTCAGGAGTTTCGGTTGGGGATGGCGTCGGCGATCTCGTGGCTGATGTTCGCGGTGGTTTTCGGGATGACTCTGCTGGCGTGGCGGCACGGCCGCTCGGTTCTGGACGAGCGGGCATAG
- a CDS encoding sugar ABC transporter substrate-binding protein, translating into MRRIFLLILVILLAGSFVAWRLKPADRLDGRTRLVWVTDGSPARCDQVAIFNRLHPGVSLTTDPGNLYMEKIIVQSLAGVGPDVFDVAGRYVLYGFVEADIALDLTDIAAEEGFGPEATWVSVVDAMRINGRQYSFPAAVNADVIFYNKAIFDRYGVPYPPKEWTWEEFVDTGRRLTRRSSDGRGYECLGVMGIHWYELVLQAGGTMYSRDGTLCSLDSPEALEAIRFYYDLSHTHHILPTPDDEAMISGAGGERANFLSLFGTERLAMVRAGRWAMAAFRDYPELRGKIGVVHLPHRRRKVSVIWARTCAINRYSRHRDEAVKLLRFLASEPYSLAVLESGDSLPPRPEFAERPEFLVDPQRPEEGFNAVFAEAVARGQVPEVSPLVNPLSALEPVHEQIDLMHSGVKTPEEAFVAAAAQVNRMIYANLRDYEVYRRRYQQITGREFDPEDPQWRPYRRDEGR; encoded by the coding sequence ATGCGAAGAATTTTCCTGCTCATACTGGTCATCCTGCTGGCCGGCTCATTTGTGGCCTGGCGGCTCAAGCCCGCTGATCGCCTCGATGGCCGGACCCGCCTGGTCTGGGTGACCGACGGGAGTCCCGCCCGCTGCGATCAGGTGGCGATCTTTAACCGTTTGCATCCCGGGGTCTCACTGACCACCGATCCGGGCAACCTCTACATGGAGAAAATCATCGTCCAGTCACTGGCCGGCGTCGGCCCCGACGTGTTTGATGTGGCCGGACGGTACGTGCTGTACGGGTTTGTCGAAGCGGACATTGCCCTGGACTTAACGGATATCGCCGCGGAAGAAGGGTTTGGGCCGGAGGCGACCTGGGTGAGTGTGGTCGATGCGATGCGGATCAACGGCCGGCAGTACAGCTTTCCCGCAGCGGTCAACGCCGACGTTATCTTTTATAACAAGGCCATTTTCGACCGCTACGGCGTGCCGTATCCGCCGAAAGAGTGGACGTGGGAAGAGTTTGTGGACACCGGCCGCCGCCTGACCCGCCGGTCGTCCGACGGCCGCGGCTACGAGTGCCTCGGCGTGATGGGCATCCACTGGTACGAGCTCGTACTCCAAGCCGGTGGAACAATGTACAGCCGCGATGGTACGCTGTGCAGCCTCGACTCGCCGGAGGCCCTGGAGGCGATCCGTTTTTACTACGATTTGAGTCACACGCACCACATTCTGCCAACCCCGGATGACGAGGCGATGATCAGCGGGGCCGGGGGCGAACGGGCCAACTTCCTGAGCCTCTTCGGCACCGAGCGGCTGGCCATGGTGCGGGCTGGGCGATGGGCGATGGCGGCGTTTCGAGACTATCCGGAGCTGCGCGGCAAGATCGGCGTGGTTCACCTCCCGCATCGCCGGCGGAAAGTCAGCGTCATCTGGGCTCGAACCTGCGCGATTAACCGGTACAGCCGCCATCGCGACGAAGCCGTTAAGTTGCTGCGATTCCTGGCCTCCGAGCCGTACAGTCTGGCTGTTTTGGAGTCGGGCGATTCGCTGCCTCCGCGCCCCGAGTTCGCCGAGCGGCCCGAGTTCCTGGTCGACCCGCAGCGTCCGGAAGAGGGTTTCAACGCCGTCTTCGCCGAAGCGGTTGCCCGCGGACAGGTACCGGAAGTCTCCCCGCTGGTCAATCCGCTTTCGGCCCTCGAACCGGTGCATGAGCAGATCGACCTGATGCACAGCGGCGTCAAGACGCCCGAGGAGGCGTTCGTCGCGGCTGCGGCCCAGGTAAATCGTATGATCTACGCGAATCTGCGGGATTACGAGGTGTATCGGCGGCGCTATCAGCAGATCACCGGGCGCGAGTTTGATCCCGAAGATCCCCAGTGGCGGCCCTATCGCCGGGACGAGGGTCGATGA